One Streptomyces sp. B21-105 genomic region harbors:
- a CDS encoding NAD(P)H-hydrate dehydratase, with protein sequence MRTAYCVETVRRAERELMARVPEGALMQRAAAGLAAACADLLGRVYGRRIVLLVGSGDNGGDALYAGARLARRGAGVTAVLLAPGRTHPGGLTALRRAGGAAVTPDGAGDVVRRADLVLDGIVGIGGKGGLRPDAAELAALVAGFRAAVVAVDLPSGVDADTGEVHGSALRADLTVTFGTHKPGLLVDPAREYAGSVRLVDIGLGEYLPDVPELEALQHADVAALLPVPGGESDKYRRGVVGIAAGSDRYPGAAVLAVAGALRGGAGAVRYVGPAGDTVLARFPETLVSERGPAHAGRVQAWVVGPGAGDDATTVAEVLAADVPVLIDADGLRLADADAVRGRAAPTLMTPHAGEAAALLGVAREQVEGARLASVRELAARYRATVLLKGSTTLVADAGGEGPVRVNATGTAWLATAGSGDVLSGLAGSLLAAGLGALDAGSVGAYLHGLAGRYAADGAPVGAHDVAEAIPRAWRDVRD encoded by the coding sequence ATGCGTACTGCCTACTGCGTGGAGACCGTCCGTCGTGCCGAACGGGAGCTGATGGCCCGGGTCCCGGAAGGGGCCCTCATGCAGCGGGCCGCCGCCGGGCTCGCCGCCGCCTGCGCCGATCTGCTGGGCCGGGTGTACGGACGCCGGATCGTGCTGCTGGTCGGCAGCGGGGACAACGGGGGCGACGCCCTGTACGCCGGGGCGCGGCTCGCCCGGCGCGGGGCCGGGGTGACCGCCGTGCTGCTCGCACCCGGGCGGACCCATCCCGGAGGGCTGACGGCGCTGCGCCGGGCGGGCGGCGCCGCCGTGACCCCCGACGGGGCCGGCGACGTCGTCCGGCGGGCCGACCTCGTGCTCGACGGCATCGTCGGAATCGGCGGCAAGGGCGGGCTGCGGCCCGATGCGGCGGAGCTGGCCGCGCTCGTCGCCGGGTTCCGGGCCGCCGTCGTGGCCGTCGACCTGCCCAGCGGGGTCGACGCCGACACCGGCGAGGTGCACGGGAGCGCGCTGCGCGCCGACCTCACCGTCACCTTCGGCACGCACAAGCCGGGGCTGCTCGTCGATCCCGCGCGCGAGTACGCCGGTTCGGTGCGGCTCGTCGACATCGGGCTCGGCGAGTACCTGCCCGACGTACCCGAGCTGGAGGCGTTGCAGCACGCGGACGTGGCGGCCCTGCTGCCGGTGCCGGGAGGGGAGAGCGACAAGTACCGGCGGGGCGTCGTCGGGATCGCCGCCGGATCGGACCGGTATCCGGGGGCGGCCGTGCTCGCCGTCGCGGGAGCGCTGCGCGGCGGGGCGGGGGCGGTGCGGTATGTCGGGCCGGCCGGGGACACGGTCCTCGCGCGGTTCCCCGAGACGCTCGTGTCGGAGCGCGGGCCCGCACACGCCGGACGGGTGCAGGCCTGGGTCGTCGGCCCGGGGGCCGGGGACGACGCGACGACGGTCGCGGAGGTGCTGGCCGCCGACGTGCCCGTGCTGATCGACGCCGACGGGCTGCGGCTGGCGGACGCCGACGCGGTACGGGGGCGTGCCGCGCCGACGCTGATGACACCGCACGCCGGGGAGGCGGCCGCGCTGCTCGGCGTGGCGCGTGAGCAGGTGGAGGGGGCCCGGCTGGCCTCGGTGCGGGAGCTGGCGGCGCGGTACCGGGCGACAGTGCTGCTGAAGGGGTCGACGACGCTGGTCGCCGACGCGGGCGGCGAGGGACCCGTGCGGGTCAACGCCACCGGCACGGCCTGGCTCGCCACGGCAGGCAGCGGGGACGTGCTGTCCGGGCTCGCCGGGTCGCTGCTGGCGGCCGGGCTGGGCGCGCTGGACGCGGGCAGCGTCGGGGCGTACCTGCACGGCCTCGCGGGTCGGTACGCGGCGGACGGGGCGCCGGTCGGGGCACATGACGTGGCCGAGGCGATCCCGCGTGCCTGGCGGGACGTGCGCGACTGA